A stretch of the Euleptes europaea isolate rEulEur1 chromosome 14, rEulEur1.hap1, whole genome shotgun sequence genome encodes the following:
- the TET3 gene encoding methylcytosine dioxygenase TET3, with the protein MEEGPFNHVEERRLNEGNGPDLTNGGREQTAGRGAMIMETGTWLGSPHTKQKANWEGMPADRSQGDSTNANLEDAQNLVAFSAAAEAAMSSHGIAPPASLLSMQLYEKFNAEMNRSGAGEGLAMLPSNSYPGVEDLNALKAALALAKHGMKPPNCNCDGPECPDYLEWLEKKIKSATGEDQSCTPQLLNQASESPLDNGANQKQVPAADEKLTLCPSEALPFSQSALNIAKEKNISLQTAIAIEALTQLSSVLPEAAQEALPPPQSPRPVMAFTSKEQQPSTFPAHIPNSVLSVSSAELYQSQASKAYASHSLLQAPMSLASSWQQGTKVAQESAPYCLDRNNGHLDTSGLFPNCTSTPQKADFPEQWSEESKLKSNLWGLNSNAPPPSLASDPMAELEQLLGTAGNCIKTVFKRPDMMPGKVKAVKAKQEQLAQKEENPGYRKPASSSQQLSQLLQETNFHKKTQKVLQQHLHHKRSLFLDQNLPQGDPQEQLPSWWAPKSQAQPQKSSEKSPKERKKKIPAEKGAQVKPARKQVQIKKSKQKDSQPLFLPVRQINLEEFRSATTPERLSKEMQPEQLVSGTPAKLLSPSPFTSSPGELSPLQKLLENRSPAPNSQEMCHPSQEDSHCYYPENAACNSASLSSLVPGFAPCSSTGACSNGHEEAFHRPMNSTDHPLFAHNPITVDDKLEELIKQFEAEFGENFSLQNTELPAPVLLPDGPSPAHPPSPSHPLSSLSRSPEPPGGLDPALQPSAANDCTPPLMGTPNAGYKMFSLLPGAEQPFENPFAARSPKQIKIESSGAITVVSTTCFYSDENQNTDTASMEGTPTKDKVPLTPTLSGFLESPLKYLDTPTKSLLDTPAKRAQAEFPTCDCVEQIVEKDEGPYYTHLGSGPTVASIRELMEDRYGEKGKAIRIEKVIYTGKEGKSSRGCPIAKWVIRRHNADEKLLCLVRHRAGHHCQNAVIIILILAWEGIPRSLGDTLYQELTDTLTKYGNPTTRRCGLNDDRTCACQGKDPNTCGASFSFGCSWSMYFNGCKYARSKTPRKFRLVGDNPKEEEVLRRSFQDLATEVSPLYRRLAPHAYENQVNNEDIAIDCRLGLKEGRPFSGVTACMDFCAHAHKDQHNLYNGCTVVCTLTKEDNRTIGQIPEDEQLHVLPLYKMSTTDEFGSEENQAAKVGSGAIQVLTSFPREVRKLPEPAKSCRQRQLEARKAAAEKKKMQKEKLITPEKIKQEVLEIPPLQQNADAALKGGFPQQSVKPAIKVEPQNHYNSFKYNGNAVVESYSVLGNCRPSDPYSMNSVYSYHSYYAQPNLPSMNGLHSKFSLPSFGYYGFSSNHMFHSQFLNYGDTRTSPWLSNSYEKKPDVQMLQDNLSHAYRNSELVDEIPPRVRNKNHHQRTYERASRHTGKTVAMPQRSNSVPAEVLPFAQSANCFNNRTIKQEPMDSFPHMEPVQRAASVSGQNSSLKSSNLSMPSPNGGSDQRWSPYKANKNESSFSRTSDTESPWNMFTPSDNAGVLNANTQNKSNLFSSHSNTTRLPQSHLLEKQWNLFPGEGQPLPLGSDVLGKSWSPCKANENSLAFSSSANSNFQEKTWNLGQLNFGSTQGSSRLQEELWGSVKVDDRTPTPGTGLHNRPWSPFGSLSTMSSGVCAEKPFASLKVEGSAMLPGAGHQERPPWDPFGLDDSMEESADKNIKEEEEEEGEEEGEVWSDSEHNFLDENIGGVAVAPAHGSILIECARRELHATTPLKKPNRCHPTRISLVFYQHKNLNQPNHGLALWEAKMKQLAERARARQEEAARLGLQQDIKAFGKKRKWGGGLATEPQHKEKKDSVPTRQALAIPTNSAITVSSYAYTKVTGPYSRWI; encoded by the exons atggaagaagggccaTTTAACCATGTTGAAGAAAGAAGGCTGAATGAGGGCAATGGGCCTGACTTGACGAATGGTGGGAGGGAGCAAACGGCTGGAAGAGGGGCTATGATAATGGAAACAGGTACATGGCTTGGCAGCCCACACACCAAGCAAAAAGCCAACTGGGAGGGCATGCCTGCTGACCGTAGCCAGGGCGATTCTACCAATGCTAACTTGGAGGATGCTCAGAACCTGGTGGCTTTCTCCGCAGCCGCCGAAGCAGCCATGTCTTCACATGGGATTGCGCCTCCGGCTTCTTTACTGAGCATGCAGCTGTATGAGAAGTTTAATGCCGAGATGAATCGAAGTGGTGCAGGGGAGGGTCTGGCCATGCTTCCTTCCAACAGCTACCCTGGCGTTGAAGATCTGAATGCTCTGAAGGCTGCCCTTGCTCTGGCAAAACATGGTATGAAGCCGCCCAATTGCAACTGCGATGGACCTGAGTGCCCGGACTACCTGGAATGGCTGGAGAAGAAGATCAAGTCAGCCACTGGAGAGGACCAGAGTTGTACACCCCAGTTGCTCAACCAAGCTTCTGAATCCCCCTTAGACAATGGTGCTAATCAAAAGCAGGTGCCTGCTGCAGATGAGAAGCTGACTCTGTGCCCATCAGAGGCCCTCCCCTTTTCCCAAAGTGCACTGAATATTGCTAAGGAGAAGAACATCAGTCTTCAGACAGCCATCGCCATTGAAGCCCTCACACAGCTATCGTCGGTTCTTCCTGAGGCAGCCCAAGAGGCtctaccccctccccagagccctCGGCCAGTCATGGCTTTcacctccaaggaacaacagccTTCCACCTTCCCGGCACACATCCCTAATTCGGTGCTATCTGTGTCCAGTGCCGAGCTGTACCAGAGCCAGGCCTCGAAAGCGTATGCCAGCCACAGCCTGCTCCAGGCTCCCATGTCATTGGCTTCCTCCTGGCAGCAGGGTACAAAAGTTGCTCAGGAGTCAGCTCCCTATTGCCTTGATCGCAACAACGGCCACTTGGACACTTCAGGTCTGTTTCCCAACTGCACCTCCACCCCACAAAAGGCAGATTTCCCTGAGCAGTGGAGTGAAGAAAGTAAGCTCAAAAGCAACCTCTGGGGCCTGAACTCCAATGCACCCCCGCCATCCTTGGCAAGCGATCCCATGGCTGAACTGGAGCAGCTTTTAGGCACTGCCGGAAATTGCATCAAAACAGTGTTCAAACGACCTGACATGATGCCTGGCAAAGTGAAAGCCGTCAAAGCAAAGCAGGAGCAGCTAGCCCAGAAGGAAGAGAACCCTGGCTACCGCAAGCCAGCCTCCTCAAGCCAGCAGTTATCCCAGCTTCTGCAAGAGACAAACTTCCATAAGAAGACTCAGAAGGTTCTGCAGCAGCACCTCCACCACAAGCGTAGCCTCTTCCTTGACCAGAACCTGCCTCAGGGAGACCCTCAGGAGCAGCTGCCGAGCTGGTGGGCTCCCAAGTCACAGGCCCAGCCTCAGAAATCATCAGAGAAGTCCcccaaggagaggaagaagaagatccCAGCGGAAAAAGGTGCTCAGGTCAAACCAGCTCGTAAGCAGGTCCAGATCAAAAAATCCAAGCAGAAGGACTCTCAGCCCCTCTTCCTGCCTGTGAGACAGATCAACTTGGAAGAGTTCCGCTCAGCTACCACTCCGGAGCGCCTAAGCAAAGAGATGCAACCTGAACAGCTGGTCTCTGGGACTCCTGCCAAGCTTTTGTCTCCTTCTCCGTTTACATCCAGCCCCGGAGAGCTGTCTCCCCTGCAGAAGCTACTTGAAAACAGAAGTCCTGCTCCCAACTCTCAGGAAATGTGCCATCCCAGCCAGGAGGACAGCCACTGCTACTACCCAGAGAATGCTGCATGCAATTCTGCCTCCCTCAGCTCTCTTGTGCCAGGCTTTGCCCCATGCTCATCCACAGGTGCTTGCAGCAATGGACACGAGGAAGCTTTCCACAGGCCAATGAACTCGACAGATCACCCTCTATTTGCCCACAATCCCATCACTGTGGATGACAAGTTGGAGGAACTGATCAAACAGTTTGAGGCTGAATTTGGAGAAAATTTCAGCTTGCAGAATACTGAGCTTCCAGCTCCAGTTCTGCTTCCTGATGGGCCGTCGCCAGCCCAtcctccttctccctcacatCCGTTGTCTTCTCTGAGCCGCTCGCCAGAGCCTCCTGGGGGCTTGGATCCAGCTCTCCAACCTTCAGCTGCTAACGATTGCACACCGCCTTTGATGGGCACTCCCAATGCGGGTTATAAAATGTTCTCCCTCTTGCCGGGCGCCGAGCAGCCTTTTGAAAACCCTTTTGCTGCCCGGTCACCCAAGCAGATAAAAATCGAATCTTCTGGTGCTATTACTGTGGTATCCACCACGTGCTTTTACTCCGATGAAAACCAAAACACAGACACTGCTTCCATGGAAGGGACCCCAACCAAGGATAAAGTGCCACTCACACCTACTCTCAGTGGATTTTTGGAATCTCCCTTGAAGTACCTGGACACACCCACCAAAAGTTTGCTGGACACACCAGCCAAGAGAGCACAAGCTGAGTTCCCAACTTGTGACTGTGTGG aACAAATAGTTGAGAAAGATGAGGGGCCATATTACACTCACCTGGGGTCTGGACCTACTGTGGCATCCATCAGGGAACTCATGGAGGACCG GTATGGTGAGAAGGGGAAAGCCATCAGAATCGAAAAGGTGATCTAtacagggaaggagggaaagagttcTCGTGGTTGCCCTATTGCTAAGTGG GTCATCAGGAGACACAACGCAGATGAGAAGCTGTTGTGCCTGGTGCGGCACCGTGCTGGCCACCACTGCCAGAACGCTGTCATCATCATTTTGATTCTGGCTTGGGAGGGAATCCCTCGCTCCTTGGGGGACACCCTGTACCAGGAGCTCACCGACACCCTCACAAAATATGGAAACCCCACCACTCGACGATGCGGGCTGAACGATGA CCGGACCTGTGCCTGTCAGGGCAAGGACCCCAACACCTGTGGTGCTTCTTTCTCTTTCGGTTGCTCCTGGAGCATGTATTTCAATGGGTGCAAATATGCTCGAAGCAAAACTCCTAGGAAATTCAGACTAGTAGGAGACAATCCCAAGGAG GAAGAAGTGCTCAGAAGAAGCTTCCAGGACTTGGCCACAGAGGTTTCCCCACTTTATAGGAGATTGGCACCCCATGCTTATGAAAATCAG gTTAACAACGAAGATATAGCAATAGACTGCCGGCTTGGACTGAAAGAGGGGAGGCCCTTCTCTGGGGTGACGGCATGTATGGACTTCTGTGCTCATGCTCATAAGGATCAGCATAACCTCTACAATGGGTGCACTGTG GTGTGTACCTTGACAAAAGAAGACAATCGTACCATTGGGCAGATCCCTGAGGATGAACAACTGCATGTCCTTCCACTGTATAAGATGTCCACTACAGATGAGTTTGGCAGTGAGGAAAATCAAGCTGCAAAAGTGGGCAGTGGGGCAATCCAGGTGCTCACTTCCTTTCCAAGGGAAGTCAGGAAGCTtcctgagccagccaagtcatGCAGGCAGAGGCAACTGGAAGCCAGGAAAGCAGCTGCCGagaaaaagaaaatgcagaaagagAAGCTGATTACACCTGAGAAAATCAAGCAGGAAGTCCTTGAGATCCCACCACTCCAGCAGAATGCAG ATGCAGCCTTGAAAGGTGGATTCCCACAGCAGTCTGTCAAACCTGCCATCAAAGTGGAACCTCAGAATCATTACAACAGTTTCAAATACAATGGAAATGCTGTAGTGGAAAGCTACTCTGTGCTGGGGAACTGCAGGCCCTCTGACCCATACAGCATGAACAGTGTTTACTCTTACCATTCCTACTATGCACAACCTAATCTGCCTTCCATGAATGGGTTGCATTCAAAGTTCTCACTTCCATCTTTTGGGTACTATGGATTTTCCAGCAATCATATGTTCCACTCCCAGTTTCTGAATTACGGTGACACAAGGACCTCCCCCTGGCTGAGTAACAGCTATGAGAAAAAGCCTGATGTTCAAATGTTGCAAGACAACTTGAGCCATGCTTACAGGAATTCTGAATTGGTGGATGAAATCCCTCCCAGAGTACGAAACAAAAACCACCACCAGCGCACCTATGAGAGAGCCAGTAGGCATACAGGTAAAACAGTGGCTATGCCCCAGAGGTCTAACTCAGTCCCTGCAGAAGTCCTGCCATTTGCACAAAGTGCAAACTGTTTCAACAACCGAACAATCAAGCAAGAGCCGATGGACTCCTTTCCCCACATGGAGCCTGTTCAAAGGGCTGCTTCCGTCAGCGGACAAAATTCCAGTCTGAAGTCATCCAATTTGTCCATGCCATCTCCGAATGGAGGATCAGATCAGCGGTGGAGCCCTTATAAAGCCAACAAAAACGAGTCTTCTTTCAGCAGGACTAGTGACACTGAGAGCCCTTGGAACATGTTTACACCCAGTGACAATGCTGGTGTGCTCAATGCAAACACACAGAATAAATCGAATTTGTTCAGCTCCCACTCAAACACTACAAGGTTACCACAGTCCCATCTACTGGAGAAACAGTGGAACTTGTTTCCTGGAGAGGGGCAGCCGCTGCCACTTGGCTCTGATGTGCTGGGGAAATCATGGAGCCCTTGCAAAGCCAATGAAAACTCTTTGGCATTTTCCAGTTCAGCAAATTCAAATTTTCAGGAGAAAACTTGGAACCTCGGGCAACTGAACTTTGGTTCCACACAGGGAAGCTCGAGGCTTCAAGAGGAGCTTTGGGGTTCTGTCAAAGTGGATGACAGAACTCCAACACCTGGCACAGGATTACACAATAGACCATGGAGTCCCTTTGGTTCCTTGTCGACTATGTCATCAGGTGTGTGTGCAGAGAAGCCATTCGCTTCTTTGAAAGTAGAGGGCAGTGCGATGTTGCCAGGTGCTGGTCACCAAGAAAGGCCCCCTTGGGACCCTTTCGGTTTAGATGACAGCATGGAAGAGTCAGCTGACAAGAacatcaaggaggaggaggaagaggaaggggaggaagagggggaagtaTGGTCAGATAGTGAACACAACTTCCTGGATGAAAACATTGGCGGGGTTGCAGTGGCTCCAGCCCATGGATCTATCCTTATTGAATGCGCGAGGCGGGAGCTGCACGCCACCACCCCTCTGAAGAAACCCAACCGGTGTCATCCCACGCGCATCTCTCTGGTATTCTACCAGCATAAGAACTTGAACCAGCCCAATCATGGACTTGCCCTTTGGGAAGCAAAAATGAAACAGCTGGCAGAGAGAGCAAGGGCAAGGCAAGAGGAGGCAGCTAGGCTTGGCCTTCAGCAGGACATCAAGGCCTTTGGCAAGAAGCGGAAATGGGGAGGCGGCTTGGCCACAGAGCCCCAACACAAGGAAAAAAAGGATTCTGTCCCAACGCGGCAGGCCCTGGCCATTCCAACCAACTCTGCTATCACTGTGTCCTCTTATGCCTATACCAAGGTAACTGGACCATACAGTCGCTGGATATGA